One Drosophila gunungcola strain Sukarami chromosome 2R unlocalized genomic scaffold, Dgunungcola_SK_2 000004F, whole genome shotgun sequence genomic window, AGTACTACCTGAACGGCGGTGCCAATGGCGGGAAGTACGAGACGAAGGACGAGGCCTGGCAGCTTATTGCGATGAAGCTGCGAACGGATGGTGAGGATTGAGGatggggtgctcctccggcCAGACTTTGTATCTAAACGTTCCTCCTCCTTTGCAGTGGACACGTGCAAGAAGCGGTGGAAGTACCTGCGCGAGCGCTACGTCTCCCAACGGAAGCAGGGCGATCCGCCCGTCTACGAACACCTGTCGCGTCCCTATCTGGAGAAGATGAAGTTCCTCGATCAGCACATTCAGCCGCGCAAATCCTACCGTCATGTGCCGAACTTCCTAACATCACCGCAGTCGGCCAACAGCTCCAGCTACAACGAGTACCAGGTGGACAAGTCGAATGGCTCCATGAAGAATGTCTCTCAGTTTAACAGCTCGGGTCAGAGCCACCACTACCACCAGCCGGATCAGCAGCATGCTATGAGTGCTTTGAGTACAGCGGCTGCCTCGGCGCTGGAAAACGTCAACGGGCAGGTGAAGATCGAGGCGGACCAAGTCTTCAGGGACTTTGCCGCGGCCGTGGCCTCGCAGCAGCTCCAGCACATCTCACAGtcacaaatgcagcagcaggcgGCGGCCGTGGCAGCTGTGATGGCCGACTCCTCGCAGGGCTATCAGGATCAGTACAAGGACGGCACCTCTGTGGGCGTGAATGGCGTCCAGAACAGCGCCGGCAGCCTGACCTCCACCTCGTCCTCGATGAAATCACCGCTTTCGTCGCCGCTGCAAGGAATCGGGGCTGGTACCCTACAttctcagcaacagcagcagcaatcccagcaacaacagcaacagcagcagcacccaTCCCAGCAACAGTCGCCGGCTTCTGGTCAGCAGCTTCCGGTGGTACATTCCTCTTCCAGTGCCGCAAGCGGTTCCATCAGCACCAGCTCCAATCTGCAGATGCAGCAGTCACATGTCTACAACCCCAAGGGCGATGATTTGGACTCTTCGGCATCCAGCAATTTCCACATGAAGAAACCACGCGTTCAGCTCAATGGCAGTGCCCACACTCAGATGGCCAGCAATGGCAGCCACTTTGGCAACGACTCGGATGACGATTCCGATGACAATAGCCATGATCTGATGGAGCCGCAGGTGTTGATGCAGCACGATAATCACTATGGCAATTCGATGAACATGCAGcgtggcaatggcaatggcaatagCAATTGCACGGGCAGTAATAGCGGGAGCAACATAACCAGCGGCAATAA contains:
- the LOC128254135 gene encoding probable serine/threonine-protein kinase dyrk1, whose product is MMDEQLIDEVAQHGVIYNRQKYYLNGGANGGKYETKDEAWQLIAMKLRTDVDTCKKRWKYLRERYVSQRKQGDPPVYEHLSRPYLEKMKFLDQHIQPRKSYRHVPNFLTSPQSANSSSYNEYQVDKSNGSMKNVSQFNSSGQSHHYHQPDQQHAMSALSTAAASALENVNGQVKIEADQVFRDFAAAVASQQLQHISQSQMQQQAAAVAAVMADSSQGYQDQYKDGTSVGVNGVQNSAGSLTSTSSSMKSPLSSPLQGIGAGTLHSQQQQQQSQQQQQQQQHPSQQQSPASGQQLPVVHSSSSAASGSISTSSNLQMQQSHVYNPKGDDLDSSASSNFHMKKPRVQLNGSAHTQMASNGSHFGNDSDDDSDDNSHDLMEPQVLMQHDNHYGNSMNMQRGNGNGNSNCTGSNSGSNITSGNNSGHNNQQQQQQQHQNMFPSNTDFLFQLYQQFPHQANSSHPSNFGKFQAPPNHPGVQRLSEHLLGELVTTELLKMNKERKKSAQKRILEILFFDD